The following are encoded together in the Hoplias malabaricus isolate fHopMal1 chromosome 3, fHopMal1.hap1, whole genome shotgun sequence genome:
- the kif5bb gene encoding kinesin-1 heavy chain, whose product MADPAECTIKVMCRFRPLNSSELMRGDKYIPKFQGEDNVVLGGKPYMFDRVFQSSTTQEQVYNDCAQKIVKDVLEGYNGTIFAYGQTSSGKTHTMEGNLHDPDGMGIIPRIVQDIFNYIYSMDENLEFHIKVSYFEIYLDKIRDLLDVSKTNLSVHEDKNRVPYVKGCTERFVCSPEEVMDTIDEGKSNRHVAVTNMNEHSSRSHSIFLINVKQENTQTEQKLSGKLYLVDLAGSEKVSKTGAEGAVLDEAKNINKSLSALGNVISALAEGSTYVPYRDSKMTRILQDSLGGNCRTTIVICCSPSSYNEAETKTTLMFGQRAKTIKNTVCVNVELTAEQWKKKYEKEKEKNKTLRSTITWLENELNRWRNGETVPIDEQYDKEKANAEVLALDNTVNNDKMASTPSIPAVRLTDSEREKFEEELAKMYKQLDDKDDEINQQSQLAEKLKQQMLDQEELLASSRRDHDNLQAELTRLQMENDASKEEVKEVLQALEELAVNYDQKSQEVEDKTKEFETISDELSQKSSVLASLDSELQKLKEMSNHQKKRVTEMMSSLLKDLAEIGIAVGSNDIKHHEGSGLIDEEFTVARLYISKMKSEVKTLVKRSKQLETAQADSNKKMDENEKELAACQLRISQHEAKIKSLTEYLQNIEHKKRQLEENVDSLNEELVKISAQEKVHAMEKENEIQTANEVKAAVEQQIQNHREAHQKQLSSLRDELETKEKLITEIQDLNQKIMLEQERLRVEHEKLKATDQDKSRKLHELTVMQDRREQARQDLKGLEETVAKELQTLHNLRKLFVQDLATRVKKSAEMDSDDTGGSAAQKQKISFLENNLEQLTKVHKQLVRDNADLRCELPKLEKRLRATAERVKSLETALKEAKENAARDRKRYQQEVDRIKEAVRAKNMARRGHSAQIAKPIRPGQPPVASPTHPNINRSGAGLFQNNQSVGIRGGGGKP is encoded by the exons ATGGCGGACCCGGCCGAATGCACCATCAAAGTGATGTGTCGGTTCAGACCGCTCAACAGCTCCGAGCTCATGAGAGGCGACAAATACATCCCTAAGTTTCAAGGAGAGGATAATGTCGTTCTCGGG GGGAAGCCATATATGTTTGATCGTGTTTTCCAATCCAGTACAACGCAAGAACAAGTATATAATGACTGTGCTCAGAAGATTGTTAAAG ATGTGCTTGAGGGCTATAATGGTACAATATTTGCTTATGGACAGACGTCTTctggcaaaacacacactatgGAA gGTAATCTGCATGATCCAGATGGAATGGGAATCATTCCACGCATTGTACAGGAcatatttaactatatttactCTATGGATGAAAACTTGGAATTCCACATCAAG GTTTCATATTTTGAGATTTATCTGGACAAAATCAGAGACTTACTGGATG tgTCTAAGACTAACTTGTCTGTGCACGAAGATAAGAACAGGGTTCCATATGTGAAG GGTTGCACTGAACGCTTTGTGTGTAGCCCAGAGGAGGTAATGGACACCATTGATGAGGGCAAGTCCAACAGACATGTGGCTGTCACAA ACATGAATGAGCACAGCTCCAGAAGTCACAGTATCTTCCTGATCAATGTGAAGcaagagaacacacaaacagagcagaaaCTAAGTGGGAAACTCTATCTGGTGGATCTGGCTGGAAGTGAAAAG GTCAGTAAGACTGGAGCAGAAGGAGCTGTGTTGGATGAAgccaaaaacattaacaaatcccTATCAGCACTTGGCAATGTCATATCTGCACTGGCAGAAGGATCG ACTTATGTTCCATACAGAGACAGTAAGATGACAAGGATTCTTCAAGATTCTCTGGGTGGAAACTGCAGAACCACCATTGTTATCTGTTGCTCTCCCTCCTCTTACAATGAGGCTGAGACCAAAACAACTCTTATGTTCGGACAGAG GGCAAAGACCATTAAGAATACAGTGTGCGTGAATGTGGAGTTGACGGCGGAACAGTGGAAGAAAAAgtatgagaaagagaaagaaaagaataagACACTCCGCAGTACCATCACTTGGCTGGAGAATGAACTTAACCGCTGGAGAAATG GTGAGACGGTGCCAATTGATGAGCAGTATGACAAGGAAAAGGCCAATGCTGAGGTATTAGCTTTGGATAATACCGTGAATAACGATAAGATGGCCTCCACTCCCAGCATCCCAGCAGTGCGTCTGActgactcagagagagagaaatttgaGGAGGAACTGGCCAAAATGTATAAGCAACTGGATGACAAG GATGATGAGATAAATCAGCAGTCTCAGCTGGCTGAAAAACTGAAGCAGCAGATGTTGGATCAGGAAGAG CTGCTGGCCTCATCACGGAGGGATCATGATAATCTCCAGGCAGAGCTGACACGTCTACAGATGGAGAACGATGCATCGAAGGAGGAGGTTAAAGAAGTGCTGCAGGCACTAGAAGAACTTGCTGTCAACTATGACCAGAAGAGTCAGGAAGTGGAGGACAAGACGAAGGAGTTTGAGACCATCAGTGATGAACTCAGCCAGAAATCG AGTGTTCTGGCTTCTTTAGACTCTGAGCTGCAGAAGTTGAAGGAAATGTCTAATCACCAGAAGAAGAGGGTAACTGAGATGATGTCATCACTACTGAAGGACTTGGCCGAAATTGGTATTGCTGTGGGTAGCAATGATATCAAG CACCATGAAGGCAGTGGTTTGATTGATGAGGAGTTCACAGTAGCCCGGCTGTACATAAGTAAGATGAAGTCAGAGGTCAAGACCTTGGTGAAGCGCAGTAAGCAGCTAGAGACTGCTCAAGCTGACAGTAACAAAAAGATGgatgagaatgagaaggagCTCGCTGCCTGTCAACTACGCATTTCTCAG CATGAGGCTAAGATTAAGTCTCTGACGGAGTACCTTCAGAACATTGAACACAAAAAGAGGCAGTTGGAGGAAAATGTAGACTCGCTGAATGAGGAACTGGTCAAAATCAGTGCTCAGG AGAAGGTTCATGCTatggagaaagagaatgagattCAAACAGCCAATGAGGTCAAG gcAGCAGTGGAGCAACAGATCCAGAACCATAGGGAGGCTCATCAGAAACAACTCAGCAGCCTACGAGATGAACTGGAGACAAAAGAGAAACTCATCACTGAAATACAGGA TTTGAATCAGAAAATTATGTTGGAACAAGAGCGTCTTCGGGTGGAACATGAGAAGCTCAAAGCTACAGATCAGGATAAGAGCCGCAAGCTACATGAACTCAC GGTTATGCAGGACAGAAGGGAACAGGCCAGACAAGACCTGAAGGGCTTGGAGGAGACAGTG GCTAAGGAGCTCCAAACCCTTCATAATCTGCGGAAGCTGTTTGTGCAAGATTTGGCAACCCGAGTTAAGAAG AGTGCTGAGATGGATTCAGATGACACTGGTGGAAGTGCAGCTCAAAAGCAGAAGATTTCCTTCCTGGAGAACAACCTAGAACAACTCACTAAAGTCCACAAGCAG CTGGTGCGTGACAATGCAGATCTTCGCTGTGAGCTGCCTAAACTGGAGAAGCGTCTGCGTGCAACGGCTGAACGTGTGAAGTCTCTGGAGACAGCGCTGAAAGAGGCCAAAGAGAATGCAGCGCGTGATCGCAAGCGCTACCAGCAAGAGGTGGACCGCATCAAAGAGGCCGTTAGAGCCAAGAACATGGCTCGCAGAGGACATTCTGCACAGATAG CCAAACCAATCAGACCAGGTCAACCACCGGTTGCTTCCCCCACCCACCCAAACATTAACCGCTCTGGAGCAGGACTCTTTCAGAACAACCAGTCAGTGGGCATTCGtggaggaggagggaaaccatAA